CTTCAAGAAAAGAATCTGGATACTCAATTAAGTTGTGATATGGTGGCAATGGCAGCTCTTAACAAATACGATGTGGCTATTCTTATTGCGAATGATGGAGATTATAAAAGCGCTATCGAAAATACCAAACTTTTTAATAAAAAGATAGAAAATGTATTTTTTAAGGGTAGCTTGTCAATGTCAATTGATGGATTATGTGATGTGAAAAGAAGAGCTCGCCGTTCCTTTTTTGTAAAACTGCAGGGATTGGAGAATATATAAGTTCTTAGATGTGTGCAAATTTGCCTCGCTAGTTTTCTTCCAAAAATTTAACTAAAATGCAATCAATTGAAGTATTATAAGAAAGTTTGAACTAATCTAAGATCTCTATCTAAACGAAGTATACTTAGTTTTTACAACTTTTTTATTTATTCAAACTAAAAAAAGCTGCCTGTAATTATTGCCATTCTTACAATTCTTTGATAAGCTGTTTTTAACTGATTCTTAAACAGGGTACATCTGCAGGATGCAGTGAATAGATTGGATATGTCATGGACACCATATGGACACCAAAGAGATATTCGAGAGAATAATGCAAAAGATGAGAATGCTGGAAAGTCAAATAAAATAAGGATTAAAGAGTAATGAGCCGGTGTAGCTCAATTGGCAGAGCAACGGAATCGTAATCCGTAGGTTGTCTGTTCGACTCAGATCGCCGGCTCCATTAATTTTCCATCAGAGATATTTATGACATAATTTTTTAAATAAAGAACCAAATATGTTAGATTAGATTATAAGATAGTGTATATATTTACTATGATTTTTTGTACCTTAAGGTAAAAAATTTATGATAAAAGTATTAAATACAAGATTGCCAGGTAGAGTATTAGAGAAAAATAGATGAAAGAATATAGATAGAGAGGTTCATAGGGAGCTTGCTCCCCTGATAATTTTGAGGTAAAAACTCATGTCCATATCACCACCTACTTTCTTCCTTTCTCTTAAAAAAATAAGGGAATATATGATAAAATATAAATTTAGACCCCTAAAAAAGTTAAGCCAAAATTTCCTTATAGATTATAATATTACAACTATTATTGTTAAATCTTTAAGCTTACAAAAAGAGGAAGCAGTATTGGAAATTGGTACAGGTTTAGGCTCGTTAACTTTAGCCTTAATTCCTGCCGTGCAACATGTTTTTTCCATTGAAAAAGACACCCGTCTTAAACCAATATTAGATGATCTACTCTCCCCATATAGCAATTCTGTTACAGTATTATATCAGGATATTTTAACTTTTGATTTAGCTCACTTTCTGAGTCTAAAAAAACAGGAAGGCTATCACATCGAAAAATTAGTCGGAAACTTACCTTATTCCATCTCCCTCCCTTTATTGAGAAAGATAATGGATATGAGGAGTATATTGAAAATTGCAGTAGTAATGGTACAAAAGGAAGTAGCGGAACGTATGTTAGCAAAACCTGGAAGCAAGAATTATGGTCTACTATCAGTGATGTCAAATTATTATGCCAAGATTGAAAAATTACATCTGGTAAAGCCTAATGTTTTTTTCCCTAAACCAGAAATGGAATCCTTGCTTATTAGAATACATTTTTTACAGGAACCGCATATTAAAGTGATAGACGAAGATCTATTTTTTGATATAGTTCGTGCTATTTTTCAGCATAGAAGAAAAAGTCTTGCTAATGCCCTTAAAATATATTTTGGAAAAAGTCTGAAAAAGTATGTGCTGGAAAAAATATTAGAAGAGGCGGGGATTAATCCAAACCAAAGGGGAGAAACTCTATCTTTAGAAGAATATCCTAAACTTACCAAAGTTATAAAAAACATTATAAATTAGTTTTTGTTGAGATCTGCAATAAAGCATGATAGGGAAGCAGTTTAAATTAGCACTCCATTTGCTTAAGTATTTTAGCCATGCTTTAATTATGTAATAAGTAAACAGAGAGTATTAGCAATTTGAAATATAGTTTCATTATTCTTAACTAAAAACCAATAACGAAATATCAGAAACCAAATAACTATCTGACGAATAAAGATAAGTGACTAACAACTAATTCAGTTATAATTGCTAAATAATTGTAAAAAATAAAAAGTTTTTGACAAATAACTATTTTGCATGATAAAATTTGACAAGCTCTGAAAAAGGAATGACTTCAAGAAGTTAATAAGTTTATGATGGCACAAAGGTTATTGATTGCAACAATAAGAGTAGGAGAGTTCTTAAGCTGGTTATATGAATTAATTTCAGCACAGCAATTATTTTTTGCTGTGTTTATTTTTTAACAGAAAGGTCTGATCTATTTAGGAATTATCAAGGAGAAAAATTCTTCTTGAAAATCCGGAGGAACAAGAAAACCCAAAGCTATTTACTTTAGGATTGATGATATATTACATACTAAAATGCGATATAACAGGAGGTAAATGAAAATATGTAGCAGTGGGAGATTATTTTGTTGAAAGTTGGAAAATAATAAATATAATTTGTAATCAGCTTAGATATTAACTTAATCTTAAAGTGTGGTATTGTAAATAGTAACTAGATAATAGAAAAAAACAAAAAACGAAAAGGCGGTGTAAGCAAGTGCAAGTTACTGATGTTAGAATTAGAAGAATACAGACTGATGGAAAACTAAGAGCGTATGTATCTATTACTTTTGATGACTCCTTTGTAGTTCATGATTTGAGAATTATTGATGGAAGAAAGGGTATGTTTGTTGCAATGCCCAGTAAACTCTTACCCAATGGAAATCATAAGGATATAGCTCATCCTATAAATACAGAAGTCAGAGAAATGATTCAGACCGCTGTATTAAAGGAATACGAAGCAACTGAGCAGGAAGATAAGGCAAGCAGTGAATCTCCAAAAGATGATGAAGCAGAGAGCAGTAGCGCTGAGCCTATAGATGATTCTGAATCATCTGAACAATAAGAAATTAGATTTAGTTTGCTTAAAATATTGATTGGTTTATTATAATATTAGTTGGCTAAATTTAATTTAAAATGGTCAGGAGAATAAGAAGGGCAACAATAAGTGATTCTCCTGACTGAAAAATCTAACCAGAGATAAGTATATAGTAGTATCGGAAATACTTTTTAATTCCGATACTACTATAAAAATATTTTGAACAAGAAATAATATATGCTCCGTTGTATTTTAGGAGAGTGTGATTTTTATAACTATTACACTTTAAGTAAAAATTAGAATTATCAAAGAAAAGACATTAAAGACAGGTCTTAGGATTGACCAATATTAAATTTGAGGTTAATTTAAGGAATTCTCAAGGGGAAGAACCCCCTTTGAACATTAATTGAATGGGGTGTAGCCAAGCGGTAAGGCAAGGGACTTTGGCTCCCTCATCGGAGGTTCGAATCCTTCCACCCCAGCCAGATATAGTCTATTTTTATTTATCCAAATTTTCTAATGTAAAATTTATTTTACCTCAGCCAAATAATTTCTTTTCTGAATTTTCATAAAAAAATATTGGCAGGATAATGCTATGATAGATATTACATCGGTTATATTAGCAGCTGGTCAGGGGAAAAGAATGAAATCCGCACTTCCCAAAGTTTTGCATCCCTTAGCAGGAAAACCCATGATATTTTATTCTTTAGAGCTGGCCAGGTCTTTAGGAATTGAAAAGAGAATTGTAGTACTTGGTCATCAGATGGAAAAAATCAAAGAAGCGGTAAAAGATATTGATAAAGAGGTAATTTATGTTCACCAGAAACAACAATTAGGTACTGCTCAGGCTTTACAGGAAGTTGAGCCATACTTAGCTGATTTTTGTGGTATTATTTTAGTTTTATCTGCCGATGTTCCATTATTGAAGCAAACTACTATCCAGAAAATTATCGCTTTCCATCGCGATAGTTCAGCTTGTTGTACTCTATTAACGGTAAAATTAAAAAATCCGGAAGGTTATGGAAGAATAATACGAAACGAAGCTGGAGAAGTTATAAAGATTATAGAGCAATGTGATGCAGATGAAGAGCAGAAGCAAATTAAGGAGATTAATGGGGGAATTTACTGTTTTAACAGTAGAGAATTATTTACAGCCTTAACTGTAGTGAAAAAAGATAATTATCAAAAAGAATATTATTTAACAGATGTTATTAAAATAATGAGAGATAAGGGATGCTCTATTGGAAGCATTACCGTAGAGGATGCAATTGAAATAACAGGAATAAATACACAACAAGACCTTGCCTATACTTCTCAAATAGTTTACCAAAGGAATACAAAGGAGCATATGGAAGAAGGTGTAACTATTATTTCACCTGGTAACACTTTTATTGACAGCCAGGTAAAAATAGGTAAAGGAACTATTATATACCCTTTTACCATTATAACTGCTGGAAGTCAGATAGGCAGTAAATGTCATATCGGTCCTTATTCCCATGTGGTACAAAGCCACATTGGTGACCAAACCAGAGTTTTTTCTTCTATAATTGAAGAAAGCCAAATTGGCAATAATACTAACATTGGTCCTTATGCCCATATTAGACCGGAAAGTATCATTGGAG
This region of Atribacterota bacterium genomic DNA includes:
- a CDS encoding NYN domain-containing protein — its product is LQEKNLDTQLSCDMVAMAALNKYDVAILIANDGDYKSAIENTKLFNKKIENVFFKGSLSMSIDGLCDVKRRARRSFFVKLQGLENI
- the glmU gene encoding bifunctional UDP-N-acetylglucosamine diphosphorylase/glucosamine-1-phosphate N-acetyltransferase GlmU, which produces MIDITSVILAAGQGKRMKSALPKVLHPLAGKPMIFYSLELARSLGIEKRIVVLGHQMEKIKEAVKDIDKEVIYVHQKQQLGTAQALQEVEPYLADFCGIILVLSADVPLLKQTTIQKIIAFHRDSSACCTLLTVKLKNPEGYGRIIRNEAGEVIKIIEQCDADEEQKQIKEINGGIYCFNSRELFTALTVVKKDNYQKEYYLTDVIKIMRDKGCSIGSITVEDAIEITGINTQQDLAYTSQIVYQRNTKEHMEEGVTIISPGNTFIDSQVKIGKGTIIYPFTIITAGSQIGSKCHIGPYSHVVQSHIGDQTRVFSSIIEESQIGNNTNIGPYAHIRPESIIGDEVKIGNYVEIKKTFINQGSKVGHLTYLGDTTLGKKVNIGAGTITCNFDGIRKNPTTIEDGVFIGSNNCLVAPVIISKGAYTAAGSTITGNVPPRSLGIARSRQKNIVGWVNKKKKTEQNKKKEK
- the spoVG gene encoding septation regulator SpoVG, with product MQVTDVRIRRIQTDGKLRAYVSITFDDSFVVHDLRIIDGRKGMFVAMPSKLLPNGNHKDIAHPINTEVREMIQTAVLKEYEATEQEDKASSESPKDDEAESSSAEPIDDSESSEQ
- the rsmA gene encoding 16S rRNA (adenine(1518)-N(6)/adenine(1519)-N(6))-dimethyltransferase RsmA — translated: MIKYKFRPLKKLSQNFLIDYNITTIIVKSLSLQKEEAVLEIGTGLGSLTLALIPAVQHVFSIEKDTRLKPILDDLLSPYSNSVTVLYQDILTFDLAHFLSLKKQEGYHIEKLVGNLPYSISLPLLRKIMDMRSILKIAVVMVQKEVAERMLAKPGSKNYGLLSVMSNYYAKIEKLHLVKPNVFFPKPEMESLLIRIHFLQEPHIKVIDEDLFFDIVRAIFQHRRKSLANALKIYFGKSLKKYVLEKILEEAGINPNQRGETLSLEEYPKLTKVIKNIIN